From a single Vitis vinifera cultivar Pinot Noir 40024 chromosome 18, ASM3070453v1 genomic region:
- the LOC100242663 gene encoding V-type proton ATPase subunit G 1 isoform X1: MGLKSTYSCILGSIFSMDSMKGQGGIQMLLTAEQEARQIISNAKNLKLTRLKQAKEEAEREVKLYHSNMEAAHQKKISETSGSSGSNVKRLDEETAMRIQSLKESASRVSSDVVAMLIKHVTTVKA, translated from the exons ATGGGATTGAAAAGTACTTATTCTTGTATTTTAGGTAGCAtattttccatggattccatgaAAGGACAAGGAGGCATCCAGATGCTGCTGACTGCAGAGCAGGAGGCCCGACAGATTATTTCCAATGCTAAAAACT TAAAGTTGACGAGGTTGAAACAAGCTAAAGAAGAAGCTGAGAGGGAAGTGAAACTCTACCACTCCAATATGGAAGCTGCCCACCAGAAGAAAATTTCTGAG ACAAGTGGGAGCAGTGGGTCAAATGTAAAACGGCTTGATGAGGAAACTGCAATGAGGATTCAAAGCTTGAAAGAGTCTGCTTCTAGGGTTTCATCAGATGTTGTTGCCATGCTCATCAAGCATGTCACAACGGTGAAAGCTTGA
- the LOC104877958 gene encoding disease resistance protein RUN1, whose amino-acid sequence MHNLIQRLGHKIVRDEGPRNKGMRSRLWDHVDVKDVLKKRTGTNSIEGIFLNLSNLNNINLTTQAMKEMSGLRLLKIFLGSEVVTGEEDYKVRISRDFKFPTWDLSYVHWHGYPLNSLPSKFETQKLVELNMPYSNIREFGEGNMVRFEKLTAVILSHSKYLIKVSNFSSTPELEKLILEGCTSLREIDPSIGDLRRLSLLDLKECKSLGSLPDSICNLKSLKTLYLSGCSELNCLPEDLGNMQHLTELYANRTATGAPPPVIGRLRELQILSFSGCTGGRAHPSLFSLSGLFLLRELDLSDCYWWDAEIPDDFWGLYSLENLNLSGNHFTMVPRRITELSMLKVLVLGRCKRLEEIPEFPSSLEELDAHECASLQTSLASSRYVVEGTARMMSLHNTILERIQDHAPKSEFCILIPGDGIPEWFEHREMGSSLTMELPSDWYDRDKFLGFSVCFVFAFKDQLPQIHNDILCQLNNFSFFYPYWDKWSGEHSSNDRHMWLAYQPRSGVDICHPEAWNSIRASFELSGVTDALSIKCGLHLIYK is encoded by the exons ATGCATAATTTGATACAACGATTGGGTCATAAAATCGTTCGTGATGAAGGTCCCAGGAACAAAGGTATGCGCAGCCGATTGTGGGATCATGTGGATGTGAAAGATGTATTGAAGAAAAGGACG GGAACCAATTCAATTGAAGGCATATTCCTAAATTTATCGAATCTAAACAACATAAATTTAACTACTCAAGCAATGAAAGAGATGTCTGGACTTCGATTGCTCAAAATTTTCTTGGGTTCTGAAGTTGTTACTGGTGAAGAGGATTACAAAGTGCGCATTTCTAGGGATTTTAAATTTCCTACATGGGATTTATCCTATGTCCATTGGCATGGATACCCTTTGAATTCTTTGCCATCAAAATTTGAGACTCAGAAACTAGTGGAACTCAACATGCCGTATAGCAACATAAGAGAATTTGGGGAAGGGAATATG GTTcggtttgagaaactaacagcCGTCATTCTCAGTCACTCTAAATACCTCATAAAAGTCTCAAACTTTTCCAGCACCCCAGAGTTGGAGAAACTAATTCTTGAAGGTTGTACAAGCTTGCGCGAGATTGACCCATCTATTGGAGATCTGAGAAGGCTTAGTTTGTTAGATTTGAAAGAGTGCAAGTCACTGGGTAGTCTTCCAGACAGCATCTGCAACTTGAAATCTCTTAAAACTCTTTATCTTAGTGGCTGTTCAGAACTCAACTGTTTGCCCGAAGACTTGGGAAACATGCAACATCTAACTGAGCTTTATGCAAATAGAACAGCTACAGGAGCGCCCCCTCCTGTAATTGGTCGTTTAAGAGAACTTCAAATACTATCCTTTAGTGGATGTACAGGAGGAAGAGCTCACCCATCATTGTTTTCTTTATCAGGTTTATTCCTCTTAAGGGAATTAGATCTAAGTGATTGTTATTGGTGGGATGCAGAAATACCCGATGATTTTTGGGGCTTATATTCATTGGAAAACTTAAATCTGAGTGGAAACCATTTTACTATGGTGCCACGGAGAATCACAGAACTTTCAATGCTAAAAGTTCTTGTGTTGGGGCGTTGCAAGAGGCTCGAAGAAATTCCGGAATTTCCATCAAGTCTAGAAGAACTGGATGCACACGAATGCGCATCCCTGCAAACTTCCTTGGCTTCATCAAGATATGTTGTGGAAGGTACCGCACGGATGATGTCGCTGCACAATACTATATTAGAGAGGATtcag GACCACGCTCCAAAGAGTGAGTTCTGCATTCTCATTCCTGGAGATGGAATTCCTGAATGGTTTGAACATCGGGAAATGGGTTCTTCACTAACAATGGAGCTGCCTTCAGATTGGTACGACCGTGACAAGTTCCTAGGATTTTCTGTATGCTTTGTCTTTGCTTTCAAGGATCAACTGCCTCAGATCCACAACGACATATTATGCCAGTTgaacaatttttcatttttctatcccTACTGGGACAAGTGGAGTGGTGAGCATTCATCAAATGATCGCCACATGTGGTTGGCATATCAACCACGCTCTGGAGTCGATATTTGCCACCCAGAGGCATGGAATAGCATTCGGGCTTCCTTTGAACTGTCTGGTGTGACTGATGCGTTGTCGATAAAGTGTGGCCTTCATCTTATCTACAAATGA
- the LOC100242663 gene encoding V-type proton ATPase subunit G 1 isoform X2, which yields MDSMKGQGGIQMLLTAEQEARQIISNAKNLKLTRLKQAKEEAEREVKLYHSNMEAAHQKKISETSGSSGSNVKRLDEETAMRIQSLKESASRVSSDVVAMLIKHVTTVKA from the exons atggattccatgaAAGGACAAGGAGGCATCCAGATGCTGCTGACTGCAGAGCAGGAGGCCCGACAGATTATTTCCAATGCTAAAAACT TAAAGTTGACGAGGTTGAAACAAGCTAAAGAAGAAGCTGAGAGGGAAGTGAAACTCTACCACTCCAATATGGAAGCTGCCCACCAGAAGAAAATTTCTGAG ACAAGTGGGAGCAGTGGGTCAAATGTAAAACGGCTTGATGAGGAAACTGCAATGAGGATTCAAAGCTTGAAAGAGTCTGCTTCTAGGGTTTCATCAGATGTTGTTGCCATGCTCATCAAGCATGTCACAACGGTGAAAGCTTGA
- the LOC100853222 gene encoding uncharacterized protein LOC100853222 gives MSPSSRGMGSFPKKCTFGVTSGKLLGHIVSERGIEVDPEKIRAIIDMPTPRTEKEIRGFLGRLQYISRFIARLTDICEPIFRLLRKSQPTVWNDDCQRAFERIKECLLSPPVLVPPTPGRPLLLYLSVSDMALGCMLAQLDDLGKERAIYYLSKRMFEYEYKYIMIERLCLAVVWATRRLRHYMTEYFVLLVSRLDPLRYLFDRPVLTGRLMRWLVLLTEFDIHYVTQKSVKGSIVADHLASLPISDDRSVDDDFPDEQIVSMTSITGWRLYFDGAANQSGFGIGILLISPQGDHIPRSVQLAFSDHHRLTNNIEKYEACITGLETALDLGIRQLEIHEDSNLVIKQTQGIWRTRDEKLKPYHAYLNLLIDRFDVLRYIHLPRAENQFSDALATLASLIMIPPGVNVRPLLIETRSAPAYYCLIGEIEDQIELPWYHDIYQFMSCGTYPESASVKDRRALRQLATRFVVCEDALYRRSPDGLLLLCLDRTSADRVMREVHAGVCGPHMGGHMLARKITRTGYFWLTMETDCCQFVQRCQECQMHGDLIHVPPSELHALASPWPFSVWGIDIIGKISPKSSSRHEYILVSIDYFTKWVEAASYARLTATRVAKFIRSHIICQYGVPHELISDRGVHFKGDVDTLIQEYDIQHHRSSAYRPQTNGHISEAEWAQSRYDQLSLLDEKRLRAADHVQAYQRKMTRAFRKRVKPRKFQRGDLVLKVLRGLISDPRGKFRPSWSGPYVIRDLTREGAVWLTDLDGNQLTELVNVDQLKKFYV, from the exons ATGTCACCTTCATCTAGAGGTATGGGCTCTtttcccaagaagtgcacctttggggTGACTTCTGGAAAATTGCTGGGACACATTGTTAGTGAGCGAGGTATAGAGGTTGATCCAGAGAAAATCAGAGCCATAATTGACATGCCTACCCcgaggactgagaaagagataagGGGATTCCTAGGTAGATTGCAGTACATCAGTCGTTTCATTGCTAGACTGACAGACATTTGTGAGCCTATCTTTCGCCTTCTGAGGAAGAGTCAGCctacagtttggaatgatgattgtcaGCGCGCTTTTGAGAGGATTAAGGAGTGTCTCCTTTCTCCTCCGGTTTTAGTGCCTCCCACACCGGGGCGTCCTTTGCTTCTATACTtatcagtttcagacatggccttaggatgcatgttagctcagcttgaTGATTTGGGGAAGGAGCGAGCCATCTATTATTTGAGTAAAAGGATGTTTGAGTATGAGTACAAGtacattatgattgagcgcctttGCCTAGCAGTGGTTTGGGCCACTAGGAGACttagacattacatgacagagtatttTGTACTCTTGGTCTCACGATTGGACCCGTTGAGGTATCTATTTGACAGACCTGTTCTGACCGGTAGGCTCATGAGATGGCTGGTATTgttgacagagtttgatattcattatgtcacGCAGAAGTCAGTAAAGGGAagcattgttgcagatcatCTAGCTTCTTTGCCGATATCCGATGACCGatcagttgatgatgatttccctgatgAGCAGATTGTTTCAATGACTAGTATTACGGGGTGGCggttgtactttgatggtgccgcCAATCAGTCGGGGTTTGGCATTGGTATCTTATTGATATCACCACAGGGTGATCATATCCCCAGATCAGTCCAGTTAGCATTTTCTGATCATCACCGGTTGACGAATAATATTGAAAAGTATGAGGCTTGCATTACAGGTTTGGAGACTGCACTTGATCTTGGCATTAGACAGTTGGAGATCCACGAGGATTCCAACTTGGTTATAAAGCAGACTCAGGGTATCTGGAGGACACGGGATGAGAAGCTGAAACCCTACCATGCTTACTTGAACCTGTTGATTGATAGATTTGATGTGTTAAGGTATATACATTTGCCCAGGGCGGAGAATCAGTTTTCTGATGCATTAGCCACCTTGGCTTCTCTGATTATGATCCCTCCGGGGGTGAATGTTAGGCCATTGCTGATTGAGACTAGGTCTGCACCAGCTTACTATTGTCTGATTGGAGAGATAGAGGATCAGATTGAGCTGCCATGGTATCAtgatatttatcaatttatgtcaTGCGGCACTTACCCAGAGTCAGCCTCGGtcaaggataggagagcattgagacagttggccaccaGATTTGTTGTTTGCGAGGATGCGCTGTATAGGAGATCACCTGATGGcttgttattattatgtttagaCCGTACAtctgcagatcgagtgatgagagaggttcatgcagggGTCTGTGGCCCACACATGGGAGGTCATATGCTAGCACGTAAGATCACGAGGACTGGCTActtttggttgaccatggagacagattgttgccaATTTGTACAGAGATGTCAAGAGTGTCAGATGCATGGAGACTTGATACACGTGCCACCTTCTGAGTTGCATGCACTTGCATCcccttggccattttcagtatggggtattgatattattgggaagatctcGCCCAAGTCTTCCAGTAGGCATGAGTACATTTTGGTTTCCATTgactatttcaccaagtgggtggaagctgctTCTTATGCTAGGTTGACAGCGACCAGAGTGGCCAAGTTCATCAGATCGCATATTATCTGCCAATACGGggtccctcatgagttgatctCAGACAGAGGGGTGCATTTCAAGGGTGATGTGGACACGTTGATTCAAGAGTATGACATTCAgcatcatagatcgtctgcATACAGGCCGCAGACTAATGGA caTATATCCGAGGCCGAGTGGGCCCAATCTCGTTATGATCAGCTTAGCCTGTTGGATGAGAAGAGATTGAGGGCggcagatcatgttcaggcctatcagaggaagatgaccCGTGCATTCAGAAAGAGGGTCAAGCCTAGGAAATTCCAGAGAGGTGACCTTGTCTTGAAAGTcctcaggggattgatcagcgACCCTAGAGGCAAGTTTAGACCGAGTTGGAGCGGGCCTTATGTCATCCGAGATCTGACTCGAGAGGGAGCTGTCTGGTTGACAGACCTAGACGGAAATCAGTTAACAGAGCTAGttaatgtggatcagctgaagaagttttaTGTGTGA